Proteins encoded in a region of the Brevundimonas vesicularis genome:
- a CDS encoding WD40/YVTN/BNR-like repeat-containing protein — protein MTRRTAGLMAFIAGAMATAGQVLASEPAPYVWRNVVVGAGGFIPGIVFSPIERGLAYARSDMGGAYRFDAADGRWSPLMDSSPRSGDFGIESIAADPVDPKIVHAAVGVHRGDPGAMLRSTDRGETWRRTEVPFRMGGNEDGRGLGERLAIDPNDNRILYFGSRHDGLQRSTDGGASWRKVDGFPLKGLGMPSDRATHGGLSFVVFDARSGTRGQQSKTLLVGVADPHEHALYRSDDAGRTWRPVEGGPRPELSAAKAELDDQGILYVTCTLGIGPNGVTDGAVWRLDTNTGAWTDISPPRPSGGFMGIALDRKRPGVIMVSTLNRWQPGDTIWRSTDDGRSWISLREAARHDVSATPYLNWGNDRPDFGWWIAALALDPFDGDRLVYATGATVYETRNLSAADREQPTDWTPWVEGIEQTAVITLVSPPKGPQLLTGFGDISGFAHEDLNRSPQRQFTTPVFANTNQIDYAGAAPDIVVRSGTPHEGVASEGHDGSTLAWSDDAGLTWKPLGRPRPASGETPVVADNPRMDLYRDAPITVSADGSTFVLATPQVVWSRDRGRTWKPTAGLPPLLRPVADRKDPMLFYALDFRTGAWFVSVDGAESFAAVPSRGLPANTADDRPTWRETAFPLKATPDHEGDLWVVSRSGLYYSRDGGQRFDWIDGGLSVEMMDFGKPPAGSTYPALFAIGTQGPVRGVFRSDDKGRTWMRVNDDRHEYGCRFRAVAGDPRVFGRVYVATDGRGVVYGEPA, from the coding sequence GTGACACGACGAACAGCCGGCTTAATGGCGTTTATCGCCGGGGCCATGGCGACAGCTGGTCAGGTGCTGGCGAGCGAACCTGCGCCCTATGTATGGCGCAATGTCGTCGTGGGCGCAGGCGGCTTCATTCCCGGCATCGTATTCAGTCCGATCGAGCGAGGCCTGGCCTATGCGCGGTCGGACATGGGCGGAGCCTATCGGTTCGATGCGGCCGACGGTCGCTGGTCGCCGCTGATGGACTCCAGTCCCCGGTCCGGCGATTTCGGGATCGAGAGCATCGCCGCCGACCCGGTTGATCCCAAAATCGTCCATGCAGCAGTGGGCGTTCACAGGGGCGACCCCGGCGCGATGCTGCGCTCGACCGATCGTGGCGAGACATGGCGGCGAACCGAAGTTCCCTTCCGCATGGGCGGCAACGAGGACGGCCGGGGCCTGGGCGAACGGCTGGCGATCGATCCCAACGACAACCGCATCCTCTATTTCGGATCGCGCCACGACGGCCTGCAGCGTTCCACCGACGGCGGCGCAAGCTGGCGCAAGGTGGACGGGTTTCCGCTCAAGGGCCTAGGAATGCCCAGCGACCGCGCCACCCACGGCGGGCTGAGCTTCGTCGTCTTCGATGCGCGCAGCGGGACGCGCGGCCAGCAGTCGAAGACCCTACTCGTCGGCGTCGCCGATCCGCACGAACACGCCCTGTATCGCTCCGACGACGCCGGTCGGACGTGGCGGCCAGTGGAGGGCGGACCGCGCCCCGAGTTGTCGGCGGCCAAGGCGGAACTGGACGACCAGGGCATCCTCTATGTGACATGTACGCTGGGCATCGGACCGAACGGGGTGACGGACGGCGCGGTCTGGCGGTTGGATACGAATACCGGCGCTTGGACCGACATCAGCCCGCCCCGACCGTCCGGCGGCTTCATGGGGATCGCGCTGGATCGCAAACGGCCGGGCGTGATCATGGTCTCGACCCTGAACCGCTGGCAGCCCGGCGACACTATCTGGCGCAGCACCGACGACGGCCGAAGCTGGATCAGCCTGCGAGAGGCGGCCCGCCACGACGTCAGCGCGACCCCCTATCTGAATTGGGGCAACGACCGGCCGGACTTCGGCTGGTGGATCGCGGCCCTGGCGCTGGATCCGTTCGACGGGGACCGGCTGGTCTATGCGACAGGGGCCACCGTCTATGAGACGCGCAACCTGTCTGCCGCCGACCGCGAACAGCCGACAGACTGGACCCCATGGGTCGAGGGAATCGAACAGACGGCCGTCATCACCTTGGTCAGTCCGCCGAAGGGACCGCAACTGCTGACCGGGTTCGGCGACATATCCGGCTTCGCCCATGAAGACCTGAACCGCTCGCCCCAGCGCCAGTTCACCACCCCCGTCTTCGCCAACACCAATCAGATCGACTATGCGGGCGCCGCGCCCGACATCGTGGTGCGCAGCGGCACGCCGCACGAGGGCGTCGCCTCGGAGGGGCACGACGGCTCGACCCTGGCCTGGTCCGACGATGCCGGGCTGACCTGGAAGCCGCTGGGCCGACCCCGGCCGGCTTCGGGCGAGACGCCGGTCGTCGCCGACAATCCGCGCATGGACCTGTATCGCGACGCCCCGATCACGGTGTCGGCGGACGGTTCGACCTTCGTGCTGGCGACGCCCCAGGTCGTCTGGTCGCGGGATCGGGGACGGACGTGGAAGCCCACGGCGGGCCTGCCGCCTCTGCTGCGGCCGGTGGCCGACCGCAAGGATCCGATGCTGTTCTACGCCCTGGATTTCCGCACCGGCGCCTGGTTCGTCAGCGTGGACGGCGCCGAGAGCTTCGCCGCCGTGCCGTCGCGCGGCCTGCCCGCGAACACCGCCGATGATCGCCCGACCTGGCGCGAGACCGCCTTCCCGCTGAAGGCGACGCCCGATCATGAGGGCGATCTGTGGGTCGTATCACGCAGCGGCCTTTACTACAGCCGCGACGGCGGTCAGCGGTTCGACTGGATCGATGGCGGGCTGAGCGTGGAGATGATGGACTTCGGCAAGCCGCCCGCCGGTTCGACCTACCCTGCCCTGTTCGCCATTGGCACGCAGGGTCCGGTGCGGGGCGTGTTCCGTTCCGACGACAAGGGACGGACGTGGATGCGCGTCAACGACGACCGCCATGAATATGGGTGCCGCTTCAGGGCTGTGGCCGGCGATCCGCGCGTCTTCGGCCGGGTCTATGTCGCCACCGACGGACGCGGCGTCGTCTATGGAGAACCCGCATGA